The window CATGTTTATACGCAATATGTAAAAGCGGCGAAAATAGTTGGCACGAAAGATGATGAACACAGGTCGGTTCGCAAATAGATAATGGAGAATAAAATGATACGAAATGCTCAGGAAGATATCTCGCTGACAAAAATTGCATCGGCATCGATTCGTTTGTCAAAAATAGCACCGGAACTGCATGATATTTCCGTGGCTATGGAGCAGAATGCCCGCAAACAGGCGGCCGATTCGATGTCATTGGCCCACGCCAGCGAAGCGCTGATTGACGTCATGGAACAGACGATGACCCGTCTTGAGCACTCCTCCGGAGCCATCAACGACGTGGTGGATTCATTACGTGCGACGGCGATGAAAACCAAAATTCTGGCATTGAATGTATGCGTAGAGGCCAGTCGATTTAATTTTAACGGATCAGCCTTTGATGTGGTGGCTCGCGAAATATCAGATTTGGCCGAACACACGGGAAGCTCTGCCGAAACGGCGCACGACACCATGTGCTCCATGCATCAGTCCATGGATGAAATGTTTAGTGCCGCAGGTGTTCGGGATGCCGCCAAAGGTGCGCCGCCGGGTGAGAATCATGATCAGCTGGATTTATCCACGCTCAAAAATCATCTGTGTATGGTGGCCGATCGTGCACAGGAACATACCCATACGGCACAGACCCTTAGCGAAAACAGTGGACTGATTCGCCAGTTAAGCGAAGAACTGCTCCTGTCCGCCGGCCGCTTTCGTATGCCGGCGCATTATAAAGCGCAGCGGATATTTCGTACCTTTATCAGTGCGGCCGAAATAATGACGCTGCATCGAGGCACGATGGAAGCCTTTCTGCGAAATCAGCTGGTGCTGCATCCCTTTTTCGAACTGTTTTATGTAACAGATTCGCTGGGTCTGCAGATCACTGAAAATATCTGGTCAGATGCCGAACGCGACGGATCAGAAGCATTAGGAAAAAACTGGTCGGCACGTCCATGGTTTCGCGATGTGAAAGCGTCGCGCGAGATCTGCATCAGCAATATTTACCGCTCTGTAGCCACCGACAATTTTTGCTTTACGATATCAGGCCCCATACTTGTGGACGGCCTTATGAAAGGAGTTATCGCCGCCGATATCAACTTTGCGTCTTTACTTACCTTATAGGCCGTGTGATTCACTGTCTTACCTCCGCATTCGGGCATATGACTTCCGTTGTATGCCCGTTTGCGTTTTCATGGGCGGCATCGGGCTTGCTTCGATTATGAACAACGAAAGGTTTTTTATGAAGCGTTGGATTTTGCCGGTTTTAGTGATGAGTATCACTGCTCCGACCATTTTTGCCGAATTACCGTGGAACACCATGTCTCTTAAAATCTTTGTGGGACCTTCACAAAACGGAGGGACGCTCAAGGAAAACGGACTGGAGCACGAATACGAATATGGCGTAGGCGGCGTCATGGCACTCAATGACGAGATCGAGCTGGAACTGGCTGCATCCAAATGGGATGTGAAGAGCATGACGGCCGCCACAGTATTGGAAGAACATGCCAATAAACTGTCGCTGACGGGTCGCCGAAAATACTATTTCCCCAGCTTGTTTGTTCCCTGGTGGGAAGCCGGACTGGACTTCGCAACGATTGATTCCTATGAGCGGATTCTCCAGCATACGGATGCCTATAATTACTATGAGAATGAATACAGCCTGAGTGTATTCGGCGGCCATGTGGGCATCGGCGTCGATATTTATCCGTGGGAATACAGTGCCATCGCCGTATTCTTTGATATTCGCTACACGTATTACTTCACCAATACTGATATCAATCAATGGAGCGCATACGTCGGCTTACGATGGGACTTCTGGGATCGGGGACTCGATCGGCGCAACTACAAGCGGGTCGATCTCGGCGACACACACCCGTTGCAGGAAACTCCGGTTTATCTGCGCGAAGCCTCGCCCGATCCCAAATGGCAGGACTTCATCCCGGAAAATCTATACAAACCGATCCCCAAAGAAGGCGAATAATCCCCCATCCAAGTGCCAGCAACCGGACGCGCCCGAACCATCCCCGCCGTTAAAATTTGTAAGTGACGCCGCCTCGGACAACGAAATCATTTTTCTCTTTACCGGCCGCCGGAAGACTGTTGTAGTCATCAGTCAGCGTTACCTGCAAACCAAGGCCGCCATAAACCGGTGCATTTACACCCATTTCACCATGAAGAAGATAGGTGGAAAATTCGTCAAGGCGCGGGATGTACGTTCCGTCGGCCCAGCAGTCCGCCCCGTTTGCAAAAGTATGTTTTGCGTTGAGCCCGACAAAGGCCGCCAGATAATCCGACTCCGTCCCGCCCAGTTTTTCAACAATATACGAGGGGCCGGCCTCCATACCCGCCTCGCTCCTTTCCGAGCGATAAACCCGCATTCCACAGCCCGCATTCAGGGTATAGCGATAGGTTAAGTCTGCAATGTCATCGTATTTCCAGGAAAGCCCGCTCACAAAATAACTGCGTTCCGTCACATCATAGCTGTACAGCAGCCCGGCCATGGCATTGTCGGTCTTATCTGTTCCATCGGTGTGCTCATAGGCCTTCTGACCACGAAATTTCACACGGGATGATTCAAAATGACGGAGAACTGTCAGTCCGAAATCAAACTGGTTCTGTTCGGTATTGCCGCTTTTCTGCTGAAATCCCAGCGCGACCTTTCCCTCATAGGTTCCCGCTTTCTTATCGTCAGGCGTCACATACGCCACGCCCACCTGTTTTTGCCATCCGGCATCTTTATCTGCGAAAGACACCGACACCATGAAGGCGGCCAGAATCACACTCTGAATACATCTTTTCATCATACATTTCCTATCAAATCATTATCATGTTCTCATCCGCGAAAAAGGCTGAAGGTATGTACCGTTACGCATTGATGATGCAAGCACAATCGCGCACCGCATAAGGCGGCAAGATGAAAAACAGGTCGATGTGACGCAGGTATGGCGCGTCATAGAACGTTCCAATGATTGGAATTCCTGCCTAAAAAAGTTCCAATCATTGGAACTTTTACAAAAACAACCGCTTCTTGTTTTTTTACGAATAGGCTATACAAGGGAATAGAACAGGAATGAGGTGGCTGGCATATTCAATGCTAATTTTTAGAACTCTTAGGCTCATCAGCCGGCTGGCGTTACATTCGGGATGAAAAAGCAGACGCAGGGAAAGTGAAACACGGTATGACAGAACAGATTTTTCTGAATCGATGGCGGACAATCAAAACGTTTATGTGCCGGGCATTGCTCATGCTGGGGTGGGTGACGTCCGGTCAGGCGCAGCGCGTGAGTCTGACCATTACCAATGCCTATGGAATTCCATCCCTTTCCAGGGAGCAGATTCAGTCGGTATCGGTGACCACCAACGTGATATCGGATCAGTTCGGCTACGTTTATGCCATGGAAATCGGTGATTTAGACAATGACGGAAAGGCGGACGTGGTGGCCGCGGGATACCAGTCGGACAAAGTGGTGTGCTGGTTGAAAAAGCCGATCGGCTGGGTCTTGCAGACCATTGGTACCGGGGTGAATGGTGCCAGCGGCGTATCCCTCGCCGACATCGATCACGACGGAAAAGTGGATGTGGTTGGATCCGCAGATGAAGGCGGTCAGATCTACTGGTGGCGCAATGCTTCCGGCGACGGAACATCTTGGACCCCTTACATCGTCGATGGCAGCGTGACGAAGGCCTACGCAGTGGATACCGGCGACATGAATGGCGACGGACGCGCCGACATTGTTGCGGCATCCTATAGCGGCAATGCGATTTACTATTGGCAGAACATCGACGGATCGGGAACCAACTGGGAACGTCGCACCGTGGCGACCGGATTTAGCGGCCCCACCGACGTAAAATGTGCGGACATGGACAGCGATGGCGACCTGGATATTGTGGCCTGCGCCAACAGTGTGGGAACGGTCAGCTGGTGGGAAAACACAGAAGGAACAGGCGAGAAATGGGTGGTACACGTGATATCCCCCCGTACGGACGACGCGTTCACATTGGATGTGCAGGATGCCAACGGGGATGGGCAGCCCGACATTATTCTGGGTACCTCCGGCGGATTGATTATCTACTGGGAAAATCTGAATGCGGGCATCAGCTGGAGGCAGACAGCCGTGGCACAGGCTTTCACCGATATAAAAGACATCGCATGGGCTGATATGGATGAGGACGGCGATTTGGATGTGGTGGCCTGTAGCTTTGATAAAAATGAAATCGCCTGGTGGGAACAGCGCATTGATACATGGCAGAAATGGTCTATCTGTGCCAACTGGCCTGCGCCGCGCGCCCTAGCCTGCGGAGATCTGGATCAGGACGGACGCAGCGATGTGGCGGCGGGAACCTATTCGACAGATACCAGCGTCCGCTGGTTTGGCGAAGACCCCGAATACGCCATGACGCCGTTTGCTCCCGTTGCGGGACTGATTACAACCAACTATCTGCCGCAGGGTCGCATGGCGGCGGTGACCGTGACCAACAGCACCGTGGTCGACGACATGTTCCGCTATTTATGTTACGGATGGCAGGGCTCGGGCAGTTTCCCCAGCGGCTCGTCAACCAATACCGGTGCACAGACTGTTTCCATGGATTCCAGTGTCACCTGGCTCTGGAAACCCCAGTATCGACTGGAAGTCAGTGCCGACAAACATGGACTGGTGGATGGCACCTCCGGCTGGTATGACGACGGCGAAAAAGTAACCTTAACCGCCACCGCCGTTACCGAAGGCTATATCTTTTATCGCTGGTTCGGTGTGACGGAAAACATGGCCACCAACAATCCGCTGGTTCTAACCATGGATCAGCCCTACGAAGTGGAAGCCCAGTTTGCCATGAACTGGTATGAGGTCACCGCCTCGGCCGGACTAAACGGCTCCATTGTTCCCAGCGGCACCGTGCAGGTGGTATCCGGCGGAAATCAGACCTTCCGTTTTTATCCCGATGCCGGGTATGAAGTGAGCGAGGTCAAGGTCAACGACGAATCCAAGGGCGCAGGCAACGAATTCACCTTCGCCAATATCGACAGCAATTACACCCTGCAAGTCTATTTCTCGCGCAAAACCATCGGCATCCGTTCCACCAGCAGTTATGGCAATACCGTCCCGCCATCGGGCCGGACGACCATGCTCCCCGGGGGAACACAGATGACCTGTCGCGTATCCGATTCCCCGGTCATTGTGGGCGGAACCACCCAGTTTGTGTGCAATGGATGGACAGGAACGGGAAGTGTTCCCGGTTACGGAACATCCGATACCACGGCATCTTTTGTGTTGTCGGAATATTCGACGATTGCCTGGTCATGGAAGACACAGGTGCTCTTTTCGGCCACCAATGATGTGGGCGGACGCACCGATAAAACTGAAGAATGGGTGGATCGCGGCGGTGAAACACAGGTTTCGGCTATTCCGGATCAGGGCTATGTGTTCTCCGGCTGGAGCGGCAATATGGCGGTTTCGGCGCAGATGGATAATCCGCTGACGCTGCTGATGGATCGCAAACGCGATGTGACCGCGCATTTTGATGTATTTCGTCCCGTCATTGAGGCCGGCTCCGGCAATAACGGACGCATAGAGCCCAGCGGACGCATCGACACAGCCTATTTATCGCAGCCCACCTTTGAAATCATTCCCGACGAAGGCTATCGCATTGCTTCCGTCACCGTGGATGGCGTTTCGGTGGGCGTCCAGCCCGTCTATCAGTTTGAGCCGGTAGCGGCGGATCATACGATTTATGCCGTATTTTCCGATGATGCCTATGTGCTGACCGTGGCCAGTGCCTATGGAACCGCCTCCCCGGAGGCGGGAACACACAGCTTTTCTGCATCGGATATCATCCAGTGCAAACAGAACCAATCCATCGTAACGTCGGGAGCATCCACCCAGTTCCTTTGCACCGGATGGACGGGGTCGGGATCAGTGAGTGCCTCGGGCACCAACATGGAAACGTCGTTATTTATCCTGAAAAAAGACTCCGCCATCACCTGGAACTGGTCAACCCAGTATTGGTTTTCTGTAGACGCGGCGGCAGGCGGTACCGTCGATGCCAGCAATCAGTGGGTGGATGCCGAATCCATCAGCCGCATCACCGCCACCGCCGATCCCGGCTACAGTTTTGCCGGCTGGCAGCTGAGTATCACCGGACTGGATACCAATACCAATCCGCTGGACATCCCTTTCCATCAGGCCGTAACGGCCACCGCGCATTTTGAGGAACAGCGCGTCACGTTGACCGCCACCTCTGCAGGCATGGGGCAGATCGTCCCGTCGGGCTCCATTCGTGCCGATTACGGAACCAACGTGGCTTTTGTCATCACACCCAACACAGGCTATCGCGTGGAGGATGTCACCGTGGATGATTTGTCCATAGGCGCCACGACGGGGTACACGTTCACCAATGTAATGACCAATCACACCATTCACGCGTCTTTTACACTGGATTTTTATACGCTGTCGGTGACCAATGCAGGCAATTACGGACAACCCGTTCCTCAGGCAGGCAGCAGGACGGTCGCAGGCGGGTTGACCACCAATGGTCTGATGCTGAACAGTGTCGTCGAACGCGGTTCCACCCAGCTGGTCTGTGCCGGATGGACAGGCGCAGGCAGTGCGCCCACCAACGGAACGGGAACCAATACCGGCAGTTTTATCGTGCGCTCCGATAGCTCCGTCAACTGGCTGTGGAACACCAATGTGCAGCTGGCGGTGTCGGCCGGCCCCAATGGGGCGGTGAGTACGACCGGCGGCTGGTATCCCGTTGGAACCACCGGCGTAACCGTTCAGGCGGTTCCCGACGGCTATTTCCGTTTTGCTGGCTGGAGCGGCGATGTGCCGGCCAGTCAGTCCAATGCGAATCCGCTGGTTCTCAGCATGACACAGCCGCGCGCCATCACCGCGCAGTTCAGCACCAATACGATTTATGTATCTACGTCAAAATCGGGATCAGGCGATATCACTCCCGCATCGCAATTCTATCCTCCCAACAGCGATGTGACCATTCGCGTGGTTCCGTGGAGCGGATCGCGCATTCAGCAGATCATGCTGGACAGTGTTTCGCAGAGGCTGACCAATTATTACGACATGTCGCTGGTGCTCTCCAATCTGGTCAATGATCACACCGTTACCGCCACCTTCGGAGACGATGAATATGCACTGTATGTTCAGAGTGCCTATGGCGTGGTAGACCCCGCAGCGGGAACCAATATGTATGCCAAAGGAACATCGGTTCATTTATCTCTGGAGCGCTCCCCGCAATTGATTGGTGATGGACGCAGCCGTGCGGTCTACACAGAATTCAGCGGAACCGGTAGTGTGCCCGCCACCGGCACAGAAAGTAATCTGAGCATCACCGTCACGTCCGATTCTTCCATAACCTGGAACTGGAAAACCCAGCATGTTCTACAGGTCTCGTCCACCATCGGCGGACGCGTCAGCGGCGAGAGCAATGCATGGCATGATGTGGGCGACTCCGTATCACTGGTGGCCGCGCCGGACATCGGATATCGTTTTATTACCTGGAGCGGCGATGTTCCGTCCAGTGTTGCCGCGTCGAATATTATTGAATTAACCATGGATCAGGGACGCACCGTAGAGGCGGTGTTTGCCGACGCGTTCGCTGAGCTGGTGGTGTCCAGTCCCTATGGTCAGACCGATCCCGCAGAAGGCACGCACTCGTATGTTTACGGCAGCAATGTGACTTGCGGACAGCTCTATGCGTCCTGGCCCACCAACCCAGCGGGAACCCAGTTTGTCTGCCAGGGCTGGGCGGGAACCGGCGACGTACCGGCCAGTGGAACCACCCTGCAGACCGATACGTTCAGCCTGCAAGATGATTCGTCCATTGCCTGGCTGTGGATCACCAATGTAGAACTGTCACTGACGCAAACCGACGGCGGAACCATTGCCACCGATGCCGCATGGGTTCGACAGGGATCCAACGCGGTCATTACCGCCACCCCCGGCACGGGCATGTCTCTGAGTCGCTGGATCGGCGATGTCCCCGCCGCGAGTTCTAATCAGAATCCCCTGTATGTGATCATGGATCGATCCCGATCGGTGGAAGCCCTGTTTGTGACCAATCAACCCATACTCTCGATATCATCGAAATATGGAACACCCGTTCCTGCGGCGGGAAGCGAAGCCGGCGATTATGGTCGCGTGGAGAACTGCTCGGTGTCTCCAACGATTGTATCTCTTTCCAGCTCCGAACGCATGATCTGCACCGGTTGGAGCGGAACCGGCGATGTGGAGTCTTCCGGCAGTAATGTCACCACCAGTGTGATGATCACACAGGATTCCTCCCTGACCTGGAACTGGAAAAAACAGTATGTACTGGAGGCCTCGGGCGGACTCAACGGCTGGGTCAGCCCCACCTCCACGTGGTTTGATGTGGATGCTTCGGCGCAATGCCTCGCCACAGCCAATTCGGGGTATCAGTTTGACTATTGGTCGGGCGATGTGGCGGTGACCGATACCACAAACAATCCGGTGACCGTGACCATGGACGCGGCCCGCACCCTGCGCGCTAATTTTATTGAGGTTCGTCCCATCCTGGTCGTGAGCAACAGCATTGGCGGCTGTTCTCCGGCACCCGGCACGCATACCGAATATGATTACGGCGACGAGATTGGCCTGTTGATTTATCAGACGCCCTATCCTTCCAATGCCCTGTCCACCCACTATGTCTGCACCGGCTGGAACGGATCGGGCAGCGTCCCCTCGTCGGGATCCGGTTCCTATACCAACATCATCCTGCAGGAAGCTTCGCTCATCAGCTGGAACTGGAAAACCCAGTTTATGCTGACGGTTACGTCTTCTGTATATGGATCCGTTGCCTCCGTTTCCGGCTGGAAAGACCAGAATGCAGAGGTGGATGTGACGGCCATGCCTGATACCGGCCAGGTCTTTGCAGGCTGGAGCGGCGATTTATCCTCCCCGTCTTCCAGCAACGAGAATCCCATGACCGTGACCATGGATCAGTCGCGGCGGATAGAAGCCCGTTTTACCACCAATCGTCCTGTCCTGACCATTATCAGCGATCTGGGCGAAGCCATTCCCGCCGTCGGCATCTATAGCACCAATTACCATGCCGAAATCTTTGCATCGGTCACCTGCGGCGTGATCACTAATGGCCCGGGTACACAATACCTGCAGCAGGGCTGGAGCGGATCGGGCAGTATTCCGCCATCGGGCGACACCTGTCATTTGTCCGCCACCATCACCAACGATTCCACGCTGGTATGGAACTGGCAGGTGCAATATGCTCTAACAGTCACCAATGAGGCGGGCGGCACCGTCGATGCCCCGTCGGGCTGGCATAATATGGGAACCAATGTATCCATCCGCGCGGTTCCCGATGCGCATTTCCGTTTCGACTCCTGGCAGGGCAACGGCATTCCCGATGCCCTGACCAATCGTGCCGAATTATCGGTGGCCATGTCCGAACCGATTTCGCTTACGGCTCTCTTCAGCACCAATAATCTGCTGATCACCGCCACGGTAGAAGGCACCGACTGCGGTTCGATGTCGCCCACCGGAACCATCGTCGTGGCTCCCCATGGCGAGCTGGCCTTTGACCTGGCGACGAAAAACCATTGCGAAGGCTATCTGGTGGTGGATGGACGTTATGTGGCATTTACCAATCGGTATGTGTTCTCCGATGTCATCGAAGACCATTCCATTCGGGCCGTGTTCGAAAAGGAAAATGTACTCCTGTATGTGGGCAGCACCTATCCCGATGGACGCACCGTACCGCCCATCGGTGCCATTACCTATAAATATGGCGACAGTGTGACCTGTATGGTGACCAATTCCCCTTACGACGACGGCGTGACCCTCTTTACCTGCAATGGCTGGACCGGCGCCGGCAATGTGCCGCTGTATACCAATGGAATGGATCCCGCCGTGGTTCCCACCTTCACTATGGAGGAAGACTCACAGATCATCTGGCAGTGGGATACCAATTACTGGCTGGAAATTGTGCCATCGCCCTTCGGCAGCGTCGATGTGGATTCCGGATGGAAGGCGAATGAACTGATTACATTAAATGCCACCGTCAGTAATCACGCCAGTTTTGTGGGTTGGGCCGGCGATACAGAAAATGCGGTGACCAACGGGACGGAACTGGTATTTATGATGGAGCATGCCCGCACCATCGAACCCGTTTTTGCGCCGGATAAATATATCGTCACCATTGAGTCGGCCCACGGCAATGTGGATCCGGAACCGGGATCGCAGGCCTATGATTATGGAACGCGTGTGGTCTCTCAGCTGACGAGTAATCCCGTTTTTGTGGGCGAATTCGCCACGCAGTACACCTGCTCCGGCTGGTCGCTCATGTCCACGAATGGACTGACATGGACCAACGGCACGTCCACACAGGCGGTGTACGTCGTCACCAATTCCGCCACTATTCGCTGGAACTGGGAGACCAAATATTATCTGGATCTCTCCATGCAGGGAGAAGGCAAACTGGTTGATCGCTATGCCCGCTCCATGACCAGTCAATGGATGGCTGTGAGCAATATGGTTTTTCTGGAGGCCGTTCCCGATACCTATTCTTCTTTCAACAGCTGGACGGGAACCATGAATACCAGTGAGTCTCTCATCTTTTTCTATATGACCAAGTCCTATCAGCTCACCGCCCTGTTCGATACAAAGAAAACAACTCAGGGCGTCCCTTACTGGTGGATGGCACAATACGGCTGGACCGATCAGTTTGATATCAATGCCGGTCTCGATCAGGACGGCGACGGCTTCTTCACCTGGCAGGAATGGATTGCCTTCACCGTGCCCACCAATGCCGCCAGTTATCTGTCCGTCGACTCCTTCAATAGCAGCGGGACTAATCGCACGTTGTCATGGTGTGCCCAGACCAATCGCGTCTATCGCATCGATGCCATCACCAATCTGCTGTCCACCAACTGGATCTATCTCGCCACCCAGCTCACCTTCCCCGACACCAACGGCACCTATCAAATCACCGGCGACTGGCTTACCCGTCCCGAAGCCATCTTCCTCCTTCAGGTCGAAGAGCCCTGACAGCCTTCGAATGTCGCCCAATAACAAGGCGGTGTCGCATCGAGTACTCGTTGCCACCGCACTCCATGGCTTCTCATCGGCTCTTCCGACAAGCGAAAGCATCCTCAAAACACACGGACTATCCGACTACATTTTCAAACTGCCCCATTTCAGGCATTTTCACGCCGTCCATAACCCCCGACCCAAATAACGATCCAGGCTCGGGGTTTTCACCCCGAGCCCGTGGATTGGACGTATCGAAAACAGGCGTTAGAAACGCCCGAATTCGACATCATCCAGTTGAATAACCTCATCGGCGGCGGGCTTGCTTTTTTTCGGCGCCGCACTCCAGCCGTCGTTGCTGGACGAACGAGGTAATTGAGGTTTTTTGGGCGGAATGTCCCTCGATTTTTGTGCTGCGGGCAACCGTTTCGCCTGCTGATTTTTGCTCAATTGAAATGTAGCGATCTGTTCCTTCAGCAGATTCGCCTGACCGCTCAGTTCTTCGGCCGCCGCCGCAGTTTCTTCCGCATTGGCGGTGTTCTGCTGGGTAACCTGATCCACCTGAGTCAGGCCAACATTTATTTGTGCGACGCTTTCCGCCTGTTCGTTGGATGCCGCCGCGATTTCGCCCACCAGATCAGCGGCCTTGACAATACCACCAATAATACCCTGGAAGGATTCTGATGTCCCCTTGGCCACTTGCAGGCCGGTGGCCACTTTGGTTCCGGAAAGATCAATCAGATCCGCTGTTTCCTTGGCTGCCTTGGCACTGCGTCCGGCCAGATTACGCACTTCATCGGCCACCACGGCAAAACCCTTGCCATGCACGCCGGCGCGCGCCGCTTCCACGGCCGCATTCAGTGCCAGCAAGTTGGTCTGGAAGGCAATATCATCAATCACTTTAATGATTTTGGCGATCTGCAGGCTGGAGGTGTTGATGTCATTCATGGCCTCTACCATGCCGGACATCTGCTTCCCGCCGCTTTCTGCCGCATCGCGGGCCTGATTGGCCAACAGCGTCGCCTGGGTTGCATTTTCCGCATTGGTTTTTGTCTGCGAGGCAATTTCAGACAGGGAACTGGCCACTTCTTCCAGCGACGAGGCCTGTTCCGAAGCACCCTGAGACAGCGTCTGGCTTGCCCCGGAAATCTGCTGTGCCCCTGCAGTTACCTGCAGCACCGCCGTGGATACCTGCAATAATGCCGCATCCAGCGTGTGAATCATTCCGTTCACATTTGCTTTCAGATCGGCAAACTGTCCCTTGTACTGCCCTGTCATCTGTCCGGTTAAATCATTTTTGGCCGCCCGGTTGAGTACATCAGCGGTTTCATTCAGTGGTTTCACAATGGCCGTCATAATGCCGTTCAGTCCTTGTGCAATGCCGTTCCAGCTGCCTTCGTATTGTTCTGCATCCACACGAATATCCAGTTCTCCATCCTGACCGGCCTGCACCAGACGCTGAATATCCTCGCTCACTTTATTCAGTACGTTTATGCACGTATTCATGTTTTGTCTGTTCTTTTCGTAGTCCCCTTTGGCTTCGTCGGTGATCAGTTCAAGTGCCGCCCCATGCGCAATTTTTTCCATCACGCCACCAACCGTATTCAAACGACCTACCAGCACATCCATCATCTGATTTACGCCCTGAATCACTTCTTTGTACGCCCCCTGATGCCGATCCTCGTCGGCACGCACGGAAAGCGAGCCGTCGGCTCCCGCCTGGGCCAGTGTATTCGCATCATCGACCAGCGCTTTGATGTTCTCGCGCATGGCAATGAGGTATTCATGAATCTGATCATCATCCGACGCCTTTTCCATATCGGCGTTCATGTCTCCCTGACTGATGCGCGTTACATAGTTCACCAATTCTGTCATCCATGCGTGCATGCCATTGACGGCGTCCTTCATTATTTTATGATCGCCCGCACATTCAATTTCGACTTTTTCCCGCAGATCGCAGCTGCGAATCAATCGCAGTACCCGGTTTTCTTCCGCAATCGGCAGTAAAATTTCGTCGAGCATATCATTCACGCCCGTAACCATCTGCTGGAAGCCGCCGGAAAACAAGCTGGCATCACCACGCTCTTCTAAGTGTCCGAGTCGACCTGATTCTGACAAATGAGCCAGCACGGCATTCACGCGGTTCAGCACTGCGAGCAGCTCCTGAAAAGCTGCGGCCAGCTGTCCGATTTCGTCCGTCCGTTTCTCATGCAGTTCCACAGACAGATCTCCCTCAGCAATCGACTGTGCCGCTCCTGCCAGTCGTTTCAGCGGGCGGGAAATACCCAGAGCCAGCGATAACCCGAAGATCAGGCTGAAACCGGCCCCTGCGATGAGCAGGATGCTGAGCATCCAATAATTATTCGAGGCCAGCGCATCCCCTTCATGACTCGATTTTTCTCCCAGCTGAATATTAAGTTCTACCAATTGATCG of the Spartobacteria bacterium genome contains:
- a CDS encoding HAMP domain-containing protein — its product is MKNISIRAKLISGFLLVAMVVVILGSAGILSLGRMNAIMKEIAGVRLLSVQYLQAISKDQTALRSEERLLLMSGVNEKDRQERIGEVHTVWKQIEEAWSHYEALPQTEDETAVWEEFTAAWARWKSDHQCSMELAEDVQKLLKKGLEWDASRVKGAQAFYVSEQINSRTSFAEAEKLLDQLVELNIQLGEKSSHEGDALASNNYWMLSILLIAGAGFSLIFGLSLALGISRPLKRLAGAAQSIAEGDLSVELHEKRTDEIGQLAAAFQELLAVLNRVNAVLAHLSESGRLGHLEERGDASLFSGGFQQMVTGVNDMLDEILLPIAEENRVLRLIRSCDLREKVEIECAGDHKIMKDAVNGMHAWMTELVNYVTRISQGDMNADMEKASDDDQIHEYLIAMRENIKALVDDANTLAQAGADGSLSVRADEDRHQGAYKEVIQGVNQMMDVLVGRLNTVGGVMEKIAHGAALELITDEAKGDYEKNRQNMNTCINVLNKVSEDIQRLVQAGQDGELDIRVDAEQYEGSWNGIAQGLNGIMTAIVKPLNETADVLNRAAKNDLTGQMTGQYKGQFADLKANVNGMIHTLDAALLQVSTAVLQVTAGAQQISGASQTLSQGASEQASSLEEVASSLSEIASQTKTNAENATQATLLANQARDAAESGGKQMSGMVEAMNDINTSSLQIAKIIKVIDDIAFQTNLLALNAAVEAARAGVHGKGFAVVADEVRNLAGRSAKAAKETADLIDLSGTKVATGLQVAKGTSESFQGIIGGIVKAADLVGEIAAASNEQAESVAQINVGLTQVDQVTQQNTANAEETAAAAEELSGQANLLKEQIATFQLSKNQQAKRLPAAQKSRDIPPKKPQLPRSSSNDGWSAAPKKSKPAADEVIQLDDVEFGRF